A region of Toxorhynchites rutilus septentrionalis strain SRP chromosome 1, ASM2978413v1, whole genome shotgun sequence DNA encodes the following proteins:
- the LOC129763297 gene encoding inositol hexakisphosphate and diphosphoinositol-pentakisphosphate kinase 2 isoform X12, whose protein sequence is MEWSWLKDWWRLKRPRRKYRRNRAGANTEPGVADSDCEQYGDQAAGEPGTYNRHNARSRACSFDCDDETICYCDECMNGDLDSTDGLDSDDSSASGKQVVVAVCAMAKKSQSKPMKEILTRLQEFEFIKMIVFSEEIILGEPVEKWPICDCLISFHSKGFPLDKAIQYAQLRQPYVINNLHMQFDIQVDRRRVYAILEKEGIEIPRYAVLDRDSPDPKQHELVESEDHVEVNGIIFNKPFVEKPVSAEDHNIYIYYPTSAGGGSQRLFRKIGSRSSVYSPESRVRKTGSFIYEDFMPTDGTDVKVYTVGPDYAHAEARKSPALDGKVERDSDGKEIRYPVILSNAEKLISRKVCLAFKQTVCGFDLLRANGKSFVCDVNGFSFVKNSNKYYDDSAKILGNMILRELAPTLHIPWSVPFQLDDPPIVPTTFGKMMELRCVTAVIRHGDRTPKQKMKVEVRHPKFFEIFEKYDGYKYGHIKLKRPKQLQEILDIARSLLAEIQTKAADSEIEEKQSKLEQLKSVLEMYGHFSGINRKVQMKYQPKGRPRGSSSDDGKHRSIDAPKDPSLVLILKWGGELTPAGRIQAEELGRIFRCMYPGGQSRDGKEGLGAQGLGLLRLHSTFRHDLKIYASDEGRVQMTAAAFAKGLLALEGELTPILVQMVKSANTNGLLDNDCDSSKYQNMAKSRLHELMQIDRDFTVEDRAAINPDNAISINLAMDFVKNPVKCCAHVHSLIQSLLGVVAVKRDDPKTRDAVLYHGETWELMGRRWGKIEKDFCTKSKNYDISKIPDIYDCIKYDLQHNQHTLQFDLAEELYIYAKYLADVVIPQEYGLTVHEKLTIGQGICTPLLKKIRADLQRNIEEVGDESVNRLNPRYSHGVSSPGRHVRTRLYFTSESHVHSLLTVLRYGGLLNVLTDEQWRRAMEYVSMVSELNYMSQIVIMLYEDPTKDPCSEERFHVELHFSPGVNCCVQKNLPPGPGFRPHSRNDSVTSKNASGDEESTSRIDEENDTEEENSHGSCQTLSKENSFTETFKNKDRKIRKIKSSEPIPIGSCHTVSGHEAMDLAKRLSEEIAAQQQTGLQRPLSPDEPRAARSFEHGKHGRIKDNSAIPSGGCSVAVVGGGGSGGVCQASSSHGSSHSSTGGATVRRQRHSIAGQMSYFKMLGGFGKKMATSTNSLFSTAVISGSSSAPNLRDMIPSTASPSAIEGFGGVPPIRPLETLHNALSLRQLDHFLEKMTTGPLFKTPASSPPKYPSTPLPTPTPSPAIPERSVLPTASWSGHSSMTSSMSAMSSGGPSSPNYSDMLSRGCPSSDMSASITSTDGSIALAAGGGTRDNMPKIFPMIDNDLNVLGSHFNYDQLAASINLESSAKIPPISKDGTLDISGDLTPISTCSDWEFNTNDATKGSTNTNNDLTAEDDDEDATISTDTCLSTGEITAASEESNTTPNLNITLGSTSSSKTVQKEFLFDMKNIKHDMSILRSEDLVPSSSASSYSTEVIPKIENRLRGNRIQKQISLYEKDLRTEAKNLSHELNKFGERSATSLKRTASCNAPETSHSHMSFEELQKDFPNIEKNLVSKFEHEQEKCSKSSKSVSTRLNNSPTPGALVIREGFIEPPRITRVPKSFHGKTDHHQIQVNDLARRASDLARPSSSVSALAPTALQFCGRDSANKYNKNQIRQSINTISVSNSTKTGTHTVGNAGPNGANAGLGRFTTSIVQEPPAGIMETVQRADTNTGMNQFAGDVLTASSTVGVGQSEKLPQQSSQDRADTEK, encoded by the exons GGGGACCTTGATTCAACAGATGGGCTCGACTCGGATGATTCGTCTGCATCCGGCAAGCAGGTGGTGGTGGCAGTGTGTGCAATGGCCAAAAAATCACAATCCAAACCGATGAAGGAGATTCTCACCCGGCTGCAGGAGTTCGAGTTCATAAAAATGATCGTGTTCAGCGAAGAAATTATTCTCGGCGAACCTGTCGAGAAGTGGCCCATCTGTGACTGTCTGATATCGTTCCACTCCAAGGGTTTCCCGCTGGATAAGGCCATTCAGTATGCGCAGCTCAGACAGCCATATGTAATTAACAATTTACATATGCAATTCGATATTCAGGTA GATCGAAGACGTGTGTATGCCATACTGGAGAAGGAAGGCATTGAGATTCCAAGATATGCAGTGCTCGATCGAGATTCACCGGATCCAAAAC AACACGAGCTAGTAGAATCTGAAGATCATGTGGAAGTCAATGGAATTATATTCAACAAACCTTTTGTCGAGAAGCCAGTCTCGGCTGAGGATCACAACATATACATCTACTATCCCACATCGGCCGGTGGAGGTAGCCAACGTCTGTTTCGAAAG ATCGGAAGCCGCAGTAGCGTGTATTCGCCCGAATCTCGTGTTAGGAAAACGGGTTCTTTCATCTATGAAGATTTTATGCCAACTGATGGAACTGATGTGAAAGTGTATACGGTCGGTCCTGATTACGCCCATGCCGAGGCTAGAAAGAGCCCTGCTCTCGATGGTAAAGTTGAGAGAGATAGTGACGGCAAGGAAATCAGGTATCCAGTAATTTTGAgtaacgcagaaaagttgattTCGCGCAAGGTTTGCCTTGCCTTCAAACAAACCGTGTGCGGATTCGATCTGCTGCGTGCTAACGGGAAATCGTTTGTCTGTGATGTTAACGGGTTTAGTTTCGTGAAAAATTCTAACAAATATTACGACGATAGCGCAAAGATATTAGGAAAcatgatacttcgagaactgGCACCTACTTTACATATACCATGGTCCGTTCCGTTTCAATTAGACGATCCGCCGATAGTTCCGACAACATTCGGAAAAATGATGGAACTGCGCTGTGTTACTGCCGTTATAAGGCATGGCGATCGAACGCCGAAGCAAAAAATGAAAGTAGAAGTGAGACATCcgaaatttttcgaaattttcgagAAATACGATGGTTATAAGTACGGACATATTAAACTAAAGCGGCCGAAACAATTGCAAgaaattttggatattgcaaggTCACTACTTGCAGAAATACAAACGAAAGCCGCCGACTCGGAGATTGAGGAAAAACAAAGCAAACTGGAACAGTTGAAAAGTGTGCTAGAAAT GTACGGGCATTTTTCTGGCATCAATCGTAAGGTGCAAATGAAATACCAACCGAAAGGACGTCCGCGAGGATCTAGTTCAGACGATGGTAAACACCGTTCTA TAGATGCCCCAAAGGACCCTTCACtggttttaattttaaaatgggGAGGTGAACTAACCCCGGCCGGTCGAATTCAAGCTGAAGAGTTGGGAAGAATTTTCCGATGCATGTATCCGGGAGGACAAAGTCGTGACGGAAAGGAGGGTCTAGGTGCCCAAGGTTTAGGTCTTTTGCGGTTACATTCAACCTTTCGCCatgatttgaaaatatatgcTTCGGACGAAGGTCGAGTTCAAATGACGGCAGCGGCATTCGCGAAAGGACTGTTGGCGTTGGAGGGAGAGTTGACTCCAATATTGGTACAGATGGTGAAAAGTGCCAATACTAATGGTTTACTAGACAATGACTGTGATTCGAGTAAATATCAAAACATGGCGAAGTCGCGTTTGCATGAGCTAATGCAAATCGATCGGGATTTCACGGTAGAAGATCGTGCCGCAATAAATCCCGACAATGCCATAAGTATCAACCTCGCAATGGATTTTGTCAAGAATCCAGTCAAGTGTTGCGCACATGTACACTCGCTAATTCAATCCTTGCTTGGAGTTGTGGCTGTAAAAAGGGATGACCCTAAGACTAGGGATGCGGTACTGTATCATGGAGAAACATGGGAACTCATGGGTCGCAGATGGGGTAAAATAGAAAAAGACTTCTGCACCAAAAGCAAAAACTATGATATTTCGAAAATACCAGACATATACGATTGTATTAAGTATGACTTGCAACATAACCAACATACCCTTCAGTTTGATTTGGCTGAAGAATTGTACATATACGCTAAGTATTTAGCAGATGTTGTGATTCCACAAGAGTATGGCTTAACGGTTCATGAGAAACTGACGATAGGTCAAGGAATTTGTACGCCTCTTTTGAAGAAAATTCGCGCTGATTTGCAACGAAACATTGAAGAAGTTGGCGATGAAAGTGTAAATCGACTGAACCCTCGGTATAGCCATGGTGTTTCAAGCCCCGGTAGGCATGTTCGAACACGGTTGTATTTCACTAGTGAAAGTCACGTTCATTCGTTATTGACCGTATTACGTTACGGTGGTCTCTTGAACGTTCTAACCGACGAGCAGTGGCGTCGGGCGATGGAATATGTATCCATGGTTTCGGAATTGAACTATATGTCCCAGATTGTAATAATGTTGTATGAAGATCCTACCAAGGATCCCTGCTCGGAGGAACGTTTCCATGTAGAGTTACACTTCAGTCCGGGAGTAAACTGTTGTGTGCAGAAAAATTTGCCTCCTGGTCCGGGCTTTAGACCGCACAGTCGCAATGATTCCGTTACATCAAAGAATGCG AGTGGCGACGAGGAGAGCACATCCCGTATTGACGAAGAAAATGATACGGAAGAGGAGAATTCCCATGGATCTTGTCAAACTCTCTCGAAAGAAAAT TCTTTCACAGAAACGTTTAAAAACAAAGACAGAAAGATTCGTAAGATCAAATCATCTGAGCCAATCCCAATTGGATCTTGTCACACTGTGTCTGGCCATGAAGCTATGGATTTAGCGAAGAGGTTAAGCGAAGAGATAGCCGCGCAGCAACAAACCGGACTGCAGAGACCTCTCAGTCCGGATGAGCCACGTGCCGCTCGATCGTTCGAGCACGGTAAACATGGAAGAATCAAGG ACAACAGCGCGATCCCGTCCGGCGGTTGCAGTGTTGCCGTTGTTGGTGGTGGTGGGTCCGGTGGTGTATGCCAGGCTTCCTCCTCTCACGGTTCGTCCCACTCCTCCACCGGTGGCGCAACTGTAAGACGTCAACGACACAGCATTGCCGGCCAGATGAGCTACTTTAAGATGCTAGGTGGCTTCGGTAAGAAAATGGCTACCAGTACCAACAGTTTGTTCAGCACCGCGGTCATCAGTGGCAGCTCGTCGGCACCGAACCTACGTGATATGATTCCGAGCACGGCCTCACCGTCAG CAATTGAAGGATTTGGTGGTGTGCCTCCGATCCGGCCACTCGAGACGTTGCACAATGCGCTTTCGCTGCGCCAGCTGGACCACTTTCTGGAAAAAATGACGACCGGACCGTTGTTCAAGACGCCAGCCTCTTCGCCACCGAAGTACCCTTCGACGCCGCTCCCAACCCCAACGCCAAGCCCAGCGATTCCCGAGCGATCCGTGCTGCCAACGGCGA GCTGGAGTGGACACTCGAGCATGACTAGCAGCATGAGCGCAATGTCCAGCGGCGGTCCGTCCTCTCCCAATTATAGCGACATGCTTTCCCGCGGATGTCCTAGTAGTGACATGTCGGCTAGCATCACTAGCACTGATGG GAGCATTGCGTTAGCTGCTGGCGGAGGAACCCGAGATAATATGCCAAAAATATTCCCCATGATTGATAACGATTTGAACGTGCTTGGGTCCCATTTTAATTACGACCAGCTTGCGGCTAGTATTAATTTGGAAAGTTCGGCTAAGATTCCACCCATCAGTAAAGACGGTACGCTAGACATCAGCGGTGATTTGACTCCCATCAGCACCTGCTCAGATTGGGAGTTCAATACTAACGATGCTACGAAGGGTTCGACAAATACCAACAATGACCTA ACTGCTGAGGATGATGACGAAGATGCCACTATTTCGACAGACACTTGTTTGAGTACCGGAGAAATTACAGCTGCAAGCGAAGAATCAAATACGACTCCAAATCTTAATATAACTTTGGGTTCTACCAGCAGCAGCAAAACAGTCCAGAAAGAGTTTCTTTTCGatatgaaaaatattaaacatgATATGAGCATTTTGAGGAGCGAAGATCTCGTACCATCTTCTTCAGCATCGTCATATTCAACGGAAGTAATCCCCAAAATAGAAAACCGTTTACGCGGTAATCGTATTCAAAAACAGATTAGTCTATACGAGAAAGATCTACGAACTGAGGCAAAGAACTTATCACAtgaattgaacaaatttggCGAACGATCTGCTACCAGCTTGAAACGAACCGCATCTTGTAACGCTCCCGAAACAAGCCATTCGCACATGTCGTTCGAAGAGCTCCAAAAGGATTTTCCGAATATAGAGAAAAATTTAGTCAGCAAATTTGAACACGAACAAGAAAAATGTTCCAAATCCAGTAAATCCGTATCGACCCGCTTGAACAACTCACCCACTCCAGGTGCGCTTGTGATTCGTGAAGGGTTCATCGAACCCCCACGGATAACTAGAGTCCCGAAGAGCTTTCACGGTAAAACTGACCACCATCAGATTCAGGTGAACGATCTGGCTAGGCGAGCAAGTGACTTAGCGCGACCGTCGTCTTCTGTGTCAGCGCTCGCTCCCACAGCGTTACAATTCTGCGGAAGAGACTCAGCCAACAAgtataataaaaatcaaatacgGCAAAGTATTAATACGATTTCAGTTAGTAACAGTACGAAAACGGGCACACATACAGTGGGGAATGCAGGACCAAATGGAGCAAATGCCGGATTGGGAAGATTTACGACTTCTATTGTGCAAGAACCGCCGGCAGGTATCATGGAAACTGTCCAACGAGCAGATACTAACACGGGAATGAATCAATTCGCTGGAGATGTACTTACAGCAAGTTCTACTGTTGGCGTTGGACAATCCGAAAAGCTACCACAACAGTCGAGTCAAGATCGAGCAGATACAGAAAAATAG